The DNA window GTTGTAGATGCTAATTTCTTGTTGCCTATTAACAGAAAGTAGCAGCCATAATAGATGAGCTACCTCTTACTTTGAGTGATAAGTATCTATTTGTTATGAGGTGACATTTATATTCTGCTATTGAATCATCCCCTTCGTACACAATGGTATATGTACTTCATGATAACTAGCCTGCATTTTTACTTCCAGTCCCGTTGACATGGAAGATGACATCTCGTCTCAGGGACTCACTCAGGTGAGATATGCTTCTAGCTTCATGCCCGTCACCTTGTTTAATTAGTGGCGTGGTTTTTCTTATTCCACCTTATCCGTCTGATGTCAGTTTGCAACAAGTTATTGTACAAATCATATTGTCCGGCTCAAGGAAATATTTACCCCCGGAACGCTCAAAATACCCAAGTCACACAAGCAACTAAAGGAGCTCGAATCAATTCATAAGGTCTGTAATTCTAGCTAGTATCTATGTCGACCCATGGTCCATAGAAATGCTGTTGGGTCATTCTTCTGTTGGTAACTGTAGGTTCTAGATCTGTACGTTTGGCTGAGTTTTCATATGGACGAATGCTTTCCCGACCGGGAGCTAGCAGCGTCGCAAAAGGCAATTTGCAGCATGTAAGTATACTTATATTCTTCAAATATAATTCAGATTTGTTTTGCTTCTGATAAAATTCATCTAGGTTGATCGAGGAGTTCTTGGGAAGGAGTGGATGGGAGAAGCAGCCAAGCCCTAGAAAATCACCTCGCCCCACTCGCTTGAAAtctttgtattgatcatttatTTGTAATCACAAAACCTATAATTTTTTAGGGATAGCAATTTAATGAAAAACCTTGTTGACATAGCTTAGTTAATTTAGTTTGGTTGCATTTAAACATTGTACAGAAAATAAACTACACAttctttaaattttatgatGAAATGTGGTGAGATAAAATGACCATTCCTACCTCCATTACTTTACTTGGTAGTACAATATTTTTGCAAATCTGTCATTTCATTtggaattaaaaagaaaaaaaggccAACAATGAAGGCAAATAGATAGCATTGTGAAGAAAATCACAAATCCATAAATCCTTAAAAGTAGATAAAGAAAACTATCTTCACAAATGGGAATTCATCTAATTAATGGCTGAAAAAACAGAGGAGAAGCTAGACAATCTTTTATGGGCCTCTAGTCGGAGCAAAGCAGAAACACCTTGCTGATTGGTCCTCCGGTATCATGCCGCCGCCTTTGCTCGTGTCGATTGCCTCGAGCAGCCTCACAACCTCATCCATCTCCGGCCGTCTGTCTGGGTTTGCATCCCAACACCGTTTCATGATGCTTGCAAGAGAGCTCGGACAACAACGTGGGATCTCCGGTCGTAGATTCTACCAAGACATATGATCGAGAGTATTAGAATGATCGAACGCTCAAAACTTAATCACAGTAAGGTGAATAAAAGTTACCTGTCGAACAACAGCTGACATAATATCAGCAAAGCTATAATCGTTGTAAGGCAGATCACAACAGTATATTTCCCACAAGCAAACACCGAAACTGTATACGTCACATTTTCGGTTATAAGGCTTCCCATCGAGTACCTAAGTAGACcataaatttatcatttataaGCATGTACGTCGCAACAAAGGATATTGATTtccatatttttatgtcatttctAGAGAGTTACCTCAGGAGCCATATAGCCTAGAGTTCCGGTTTCACCAGTCATGTCGCTCGGATTATTAGCTTCAACACGAGCGACACCAAAATCAGCGATTTTCAGTGTTCTTTGAGCACCTATAAGCATGTTTTCTGCTTTCACATCACGATGTACAATCCTTTGCACGTGCAGATAGCTCAGCCTGCAAGGAGACGAATGACATAAGGTAAAACATCGAATGATAGAGCTACTGCAGACAAAATGCACATTTAAGAAAGATTTACCCTCGTGCAAGGTCCAGAGCAAGCTGGATCACAACTTTAAAGGGAAGCTTCTTTTTCCGATTCTTGAATAAGTAGCTCTTCAATGTGCCTCCGGAGAGAAATTCCACGACAACACAACATGCCCTTGGCGGGAGGTTCGTGTAACCCTCGGATGGATTCTTTGGAGGAACTTTCAATTGTGACACCCCCATTGACGCGCCAATGAACTACAACGAGAATTCATTTTTAGGAATAATTACAAAAACTTCAAACACGGAGAATAGACCCTGAAATAAGTTAGATATTTACACTTGTAACGTTGGGATGGTCGAGCTTGTGCCAAACAGAAACCTCCTGTTTGAATGATGCTCGAATCTCAGCA is part of the Salvia splendens isolate huo1 chromosome 6, SspV2, whole genome shotgun sequence genome and encodes:
- the LOC121807769 gene encoding serine/threonine-protein kinase STY13-like, which codes for MDPNTSEELKGEGNSSSKSLSDKSVESISSKDMIFRADKIDLKSLDLQLEKHLSKVWSRNLETQTSQKPREVWEIDPTKLELRYLVAQGTYGIVYRSTYDGRDVAVKVLDWEDGTKTAAEAAEIRASFKQEVSVWHKLDHPNVTSFIGASMGVSQLKVPPKNPSEGYTNLPPRACCVVVEFLSGGTLKSYLFKNRKKKLPFKVVIQLALDLARGLSYLHVQRIVHRDVKAENMLIGAQRTLKIADFGVARVEANNPSDMTGETGTLGYMAPEVLDGKPYNRKCDVYSFGVCLWEIYCCDLPYNDYSFADIMSAVVRQNLRPEIPRCCPSSLASIMKRCWDANPDRRPEMDEVVRLLEAIDTSKGGGMIPEDQSARCFCFAPTRGP